The Neorhodopirellula lusitana DNA window GCATGGTTTTGACCGTTGGTATCTGATAGACCACCTGTCTTTATTCGTCACCACGATCACAACCTGCCGAGCAAAAACGGAGGATGTGGAACAGGCCGTACCAGCGGAATGACCGGTACCGATCGAGTGTTCATACACACACGTTTTCGGAGATGAGACGCACTATTGCGCAAAGATGCCTGGACAAGGTTTCAGTGCTGGCAGCGTTTTATGGCTTCAGGCTTCGCTATCGCAAAAACATGGGTGCTGGCCAGGTCACGCGAAACTGACTTGGGCACTCGGATTGGGCGGCGACCGCAGTTGCGTTGCCCTAGCAGCCTGTTGATTTTCGATTGTAGTAGGCACAGGCCCTGTGCAGTTCCGCTAAACGCGTATGAGAACGCAACGATTTTAGCTGGCGGACCGCACGTCGGAGCGTCTCTGCTACTTGCAATGAGATTTTCAACAGGCAGCAAGCGGACGATGAACCGAGTTTGACGAGTCTTTATTTTGATGACGACTCGTTCGACGCTTGAAAACCGAATTGGTTCTTAAGCTTGTGTCTGCTGCAGAAGTCGCGTGTAGAGGTCGATGTGGCGAGTGACCATTTCGCTGACTTGGAACTCACTCTCGATACGGTGTTTCGCTGCCGTTGTGATCACCGAGGTGCGATCGGGGTGATCGAACACTTGGATCGTGTGTTGGACCAATTGTTCCTCGTTGCCGAGTTTGAAGAGCCAGCCGGTTTCACCATCGATCACTAGATCGCGGTTGCCTGGAATGTCTGACGCAATCACGGGAACACCCGCCAGCATGGCTTCGATGACAGCGTTGCTTTGCCCTTCGTATTCACTGGCGATCCAAAACGCATCCGCATGAGGCAATAGCGAGGCAACGTCTTCTCGCGCTCCCGCGAATCGAACATGGGCCGGTTGAGAGACCGCGTCTCGGTGCCGCAGCAGTTCTCCGCGTTGAGGCCCGTCACCGATAATCACGAGCGTGGTGTCTTGTCGTGCTGTGGCAATCAATTCACCCGCCCAGATTAAATCACGCACGCGTTTTTGTGGCCAAAGCCGACCGACGGCGACAATCAACTTTCGGTTGGTATCCACTGCGAGTGCCGCAAACGCTTCCTGGCGAGTGATCGGGTTTTCGTTGCCCGTCACGTCCGGCCCCGAGGGCACACCGTTTGGAATGATTTCAAATTGCGATGCGTTGAGACCGTGGGCCGCATAGAAATCACGGACCCCGACGCTGTTGGTCGTGATGGCGGCGGTGGACTTGGCCAGCCAGCGATCAATGACAAAATGTCCGGTCGTTTTCCAGGGATCGACACATCGTTCGCTCGCCAGAATGACTGGCACGCCTGCGATTCGAGCGGCCACGCGACCGAAACTGTTGGCGGCGAAAAGCCATGTGTGTACAACATCGGGGCGAACACGCTTGAACCAACGGACCAATCGCCAGAGCGCCGTTGGATCCGCTTTGAATTTCTTGCCGATCAATTCAACAGGGATACCGGCGCGGCGAAGTTCTTCACTGCGCGGTCCATCATGCGTTAGTAAGACAACGTGAACGTCGTGCCCGGCTTGTTGCAAACCGATCGCCAGCAGAACGACCTGTTTTTCCGCACCGCCGCGGACCATGGTCGGGATGACGAGGGCAATCTTCATACGAACGAAACTTTCCGAAGCGTTGGTGATGTCACTGCAATACTAAACTGATGTGCTGTGAACCGCTGGTTGGTCGAACGCGAAATCTTAACCGTGGTGATCCACTTGTTGGGGACACAAAAGTATATCGTGTGGCGAGCCAGACCAACCAGGGTAGTGTTGTGAGTTGATCGACCGAGTTTCGTGGCGCTCAACCAGGGTAATATCGTCAGTGTGCTGGAAGGGGTACAGTCATGAGCCTTCCACCGGACGTTTTCAAGATTAGCCTGATCCAATCTACCTGTCCGCCATACACTCAGTAGCCGCCCCACTTTGCTTGCGATGAAGATGACCCAAGACGTGACCTGCCGAAGTTGTTTCGTGGTGCTGTGGATGATCGCTCTTTCGGTTTCCGTATCGGCCGACTCTCCGCCCGTGGTGAAGGTTTGGCCGGATTCACCGCCGGCGTGGGATGCGCCGAGCGAACCTGAGTTCGATAAAACGGATGAGTCGAGTCGGAACGTTGCGGGGGCGAGATTGATTCGGCTCAGTAATGTCACTGAAGTGCAACTGCATGTTTTTGAATCCGCCGATGCGAGCGGCCACGCATCACCCGTCAGCGTGGTGATTTGCCCGGGCGGCGGTTTTAATATTCTGGCCTGGGATCTTGAGGGAACCGAGGTCGCCCAGCAATTACAGGCGGGCGGAGTCTCCGCAGCCGTGTTGAAGTACCGTGTCCCGACCGGCAAAATGAAGCCTGCATGGAAACCGGTTGTTCAGGATATTCAGCGAGCGATTGCATTGGTGCGGGCGGGCAAGGTTTTTTCGAACACTCCCAAACACGTGGGCGTGATGGGCTTTTCAGCAGGCGGGAATGCCGCCGCTCATGCCTCGGTAGCCAAAGAACGGTACTACGACTCAGTCGACGCGTCAGACAAGCAAATCAGTGCCCCCGATTTCGCTTGCCTGGGTTACCCCGCATGGATCGTCGAGAAGGATGATCCGACAAGCTTTCGTGATGATCTTGTGGTTGATCAAAATTCTCCGCCGATGTTTTTTGTTCATGCTGACAACGACCCCCACACAGTGATGAACAGCGTGAAGTTGTTTCAAGCGTTGCATGATGCGGGGGTGTCATCCGCACTGCATGTTTTCGACGGAAGTGGGCATGGCTTTGGTGCCCGCGAAGACGGTCGAGCCGATGACCTATGGCCGGAGTTGTTCTTGCGATGGATTCGAGATAACGGTTGGTTAAATGAAGCTGTTTCGAAGAAGGTGAAAGAATGAGTGCCACGACTGCTGAACAATCGCCGCCGATTCAACCAGATCAAGAGTGGGCGAACGCGTTAACGCACGGGATCGCTGCGTTGATCTGGTGTGTGATGGCGGTTTGGTTGGTCATCCAAGCATCGGCGGTTAGCACGGGCTTGGCAATTTCATGTGCCGCTTATGGGGCCGCGGTGGTTGGCACGTTTGTCTGTTCAACGCTTTCCCATACGTTCTTGGAACGTCCGTTGCTTGACCGATTTCGTGCTTGGGATCAAGCGGTGATCTATCTGATGATCATCGGAACTTACACGCCGATCACCTATCAATACGCTTGGCCAGAGTATCGAGGCTTGCTGCTGTTTTTGATGTGGCTGGCCGCCGGTTGGGGCTTTGTGAACAAGGCTTTCCGTAAACACCGAATCCACTCCATCAGCACATGGAGCTATCTCGCACTAGGCTGGCTGCCTGTCATCCCCTTGTTAGGCAATGTGCCATTGGGATTGGGTTTGGCGATGCTGGCGGGCGGGGTTACGTACAGTTTGGGCGTGATTGCGTTGGTGAATGACCGAAAGGTTCGATACATGCACGCGGTGTGGCACCTGATGGTCATGGCCGCATCAGTGGTCCACTTCGTGGGCATCGTTTGGTACGTGATCCCACGATAACGCAACCGCCCGTGCCGGACCGAGTCGCATGATGACTCGGTCTTTCATGACGCGGGCTCGATTCAGCCAACACCGCGTTGGGATGAACGAGACGAATGAATCGCATGTTTGCTTTTCAAGCCTCACGCGTCGGAAGGCACGTATCAAGACGTTTGCAAAAACGTTTTCCATGATTCGTAACGCGGGTCATCAACGGACTGTGTCATCAGCGGGTTGAAGCGTGGCTTGGCTGGTTTGGTAAGCAGCTTCATCCGAGCTTGTTGAGGAGTCCGTCCGCCCTTGCGACTGTTGCAACGCACGCAACTGCAAACGATGTTTTCCCAAGTCGTGGCACCGCCATGCGACCGAGGCACGACGTGGTCCAGGCTCAACTTATTGAGTGGTTCCGCTTTGCCGCAGTATTGGCATCGGTATTCGTCGCGGGCGAAGAGGTTGCGTCGATTGAAGCGTACGGATTGGACCGGCATGCGATCGAATCGAGTCAGTCGAACGATGCGGGGAACCTTGATTTCGAAATCGACTGCCTTCAGGTAGTCTTCGTCCGGTTGCTTGTCCAACGCAGCCAAGTGGCTAAGCTCACACCAGCTTTCAAAGTTGTGGCTGATGTAAGTTCCATCATCGTTGTCAATCACTTCGGCACATTCGCGATACAACAAGGTCATCGCGCGTCGTACGTTGACGACTCGGACAGCCATGTAAAAACGATTCAAAACCAACACGTTTGTGTCGAGAGCCCGTGCGTTCATGGATGCTTTGGTCCTTCCGCTATGTGAACGATCATCATCGTCAATGAAGATGATACGAATCAGTCACTAAGTTTGGCGATTATTTGGCTTCCTATTGCACTGCGTGATGCAGCGTCACCTGCACTATCGTACCCGCCCAGGAAGCGGCAAGCCACAAGTTCAGCTCATCGTTCCGCTTCCCGAGGAAGTGTTTTGATGACCGAAGGTGAATTGCGTAGGATGCTTCCATAGACGAAAACGGCTGTTCCAGGGTTCGCCATCGTACGAGGTTTCGAGAACCCTGGTGTTTGTCTTCATTCCTTTTTAATTTTGCCGTCATGACGGATTTCCTCGCTAATGGGATTATTGAAACCGGCTGGCAATGGCTGCAATCGGGCTGGGATTCCACGGTCCAGGTTGCCGTGTCGGGCGGCGGCGTGGCACTTGCGATCGGGTTGGTCTTGTTGTGTTTGGTGTCGTGGTTCTTGAACCTGATCTCGTTGCCGGGGAACTGGCTCGCCATTCTGGCGATGGCCCTGTATGCGTGGTTGGGGCCTGAATCGGGACGGATTCACGTTGGTATGATTCCCGTGGTGGCCGCATTCGGGCTGGGGTTGCTGGGGGAAATCTTCGAGTTTGCGGCGGGTGCGGTTGGGGCCAGTCGAGCCGGAGCGAGCCGCCGGGCCACGATTTACGCCATTTTGGGCTCCATGGTGGGGGCGATTGTGGGCGGAATCATCGGTTTGCCCGTGCCGGTGCTCGGGCCAGTTCTGGCTGCCCTGCTGTTCGGGGGGCTTGGGGCAACCGCGGGGGCGATGCTGGCAGAGTGGAACGACGGGAAATCTTGGCGTGAGAACTGGCGGATCGGACGGGCGGCCTTTTGGGGCCGAACGACCGGAACGGTGGGGAAAATGGTGGCCGGGTTGGGAATTGTCGTAATTTGCCTATTTAGCGTAATCCTCTAACTACCGGTGAATCGGCCCAATTGGAGTGGGTTAAGTCGGTTTTTGCGGCTTGTTTGGATCGAAGCAACTAGGATTTTAGGGGCATTTTGTCTAATCTTGCTGTTAGTTCCCTTCGATTCCTCCTCGTGCGTTCGGCCATTTCTGTTCTATGCTCAAAGCCCTCGAGCTGGCCGGATTCAAGAGTTTCGCGGATCGAACGCGTTTCGACTTCCCAGACGGCATTACAGTCGTCGTCGGCCCCAATGGCTCGGGCAAGTCGAATATCGTCGATGCGATGAAATGGGTGCTCGGTAGCCAGAGCGCCAAGAGCCTGCGTGGCAAGGACATGTCGGATGTGATCTTCAAGGGATCACAAACCCGCGGCCCTGCCGGTGCGGCTGAAGCAACGATCATCTTTGATAACACCAACGGTGAACTTCCGGTCGATGCCCCCGAGGTTCACGTCACGCGGCGGGTCTACCGCAGCGGTGAAGGTGAGTATCTGATCAACAACCAAGCGGTGCGATTGAAGGACGTCAAAGCACTGATTCGCGGGACCGGAATCGGGATCGACGCTTATAGTCTGATCGAGCAAGGCAAGGTCGATCGCATGCTTCAGGCGAATGCGAAAGACCGTCGAGCGATCTTCGAAGAGGCGGCCGGAATCAGCCGCTTTAAAGCCAAGAAGGATGAAGCGGAACGGCGACTCACTCGCGTTCAACAGAATCTGACCCGCCTCGGTGACATCGTTGACGAAGTCGCCACCCGGCTGAAGACTCTGAAGAGCCAAGCGGGTAAGGCCGAGCGTTATCGCCAGGCATCCGACCGGCTGAAAGAACTTCGCACGGTCGTCGCTTGGACGGACTGGATGGGGCTTACCGAGCAACTCGAATCGGCGCAGTCGAAGTACTCCAACGCAGTGGCCCACCACGCGGCGTCTGAGACCGCTCGGGAAGAACTGGAGGAGCAACGGCAAGCCGCCGAGATCCGCTTGCAAACCATCGCTGATGAAGCTCGTGAAGCGGAACGCATTCGGGGTGAGCTCACCGGTGAAATCGCTCGATTGCAGGGACGCCGGGATTCCGATCAAACCACGCTTGCGGAACAGCGGCGTGCTTTGGCTGGGCATTATCGTCGTTTGCGAATCACTCGCACGGCGGCGGGCAGTGCCACGGCGGATCTGCAAAAGGCGATCGATGATCTCGAAGTCGCCCAAGCCCAGGCCACCGAGATTCTGCAACGCAAAGAATCGATCACTGCCGACCGAGACCGATTGCAGACCGAAGTCCATGCGGTGCAAAACCGCCGGGACGAACTGCAACGAGAACACCTCGCGGCGGTGCGACGTGTTGCCGATCATGAGGCCAACCGACAACGGGTTCAACAACAGATTGTCGAAGCCTCTCGCGCGATCGCGGAAACGCTTCGCAACCGTGAGTCCGCTGAAGCGAGCCTGGTTCAGGCGCAAGCGGAACACGACGAGGCGACTGCTTATGTCGCTTCGTTGGTTGAAGAAATTGATGCGTCCCAAAAACTGGTTGAGATCGCCGAAGCGAAATTGGCCGAGACCCGTCGCGTGTTCGAGCGTCGCCGGGAAGAGATCGGCTCACTGAAGATTCGCTTGCAAGGGATCTCCGAGCGGGCCAAGGTGCTGGCTGAGTTGCAAAAGCGACAGGATGGCGTTAGTGGTGGCGTTCGCGAAATTCTGAATCTGCCCGAAGGTGAACTCCGGAAGCAGCTCGTCGGGCTGGTCGCGGATTGTTTCAATGTGGATCGCCAAGTCGCGCCACTGATCGATGCTGCCCTGGGCCCACGTACTCAATATGTGATCGTTCGCGGAGGCTCCATTGGCGATGCGATCGCAGCGGGACAGATCAAGATAGCGAGCCGAGTCGGGATCATTCGCTTGGATGAGCTTCCCAATCGGCGCCCCGGTGATCGGATTCGCTTGGATGGGTTAGCGGGCGTGATCGGTCGCGCTGACCGGATGGTCGATTGTGCCGACGACCTGCAACCGCTGGTGAAACACTTGCTGGGCAATACGTGGCTGGTGGATTCCCTGGGCACGGCGTTGGGGTTACGCAAACTATCAGGAGCCGGGTTGAGGTTCGTCGCCGCGACAGGGGATTTGCTAGACAACGACGGATCGAGCGTGGTGGGGCCTCCCGGTGGTGAAACCGGATTGGTCAGCCGGCGTAGTGAATTGAAGTCGGCCGAAGCGGAGATTGAGCACTACTCGTTCCAGATCAAGGAAGGCGAAAAGGAAATCGAAGGGCTTGGCCAAGAGATCGACGAGAACGCGGCTGAGTTAGGACGGCTTGAACAGTCACAGCGACAATGGATCACGCGTCATGCCGCCGCCGAAGCAAAACAACATCACGTTGCCGAACGCCTAGCCAGTCGTCAGGCGTCAGTGGACGAATTGCGGAATACGGGTGCGGAACATCAAGTGACCCTTGACGCTGCCAAGGTCCAAGACGAAACCCTGGGAGCGTCGATTCTGTCAGGGAAGTCGTCCATCGATTTGCTTGAGGAACAGCGTGGCGGGGTTGAAAGCGAATTGACTCAGGCGACCAGTCGGTTGCAGGCTGTTCAAAGCGAGGCGATGTCGGTCTCCGTTGAATCCGCACGCTTGGAACAACAAGTGGAATCGCTGGCCACCGCTGCGGAAGTTGCTCGGCGCGATCAAACGCAACGCGAAGCAGCCAAGCAAGAAATTCGCGACGCGATGAATCACACCAGAACGCGCATCGCTGAAGTCGAAACAAGGATCTTGCAAGCGGATGACCGGTTGGCTGAGCTGATGTTTGATACGGAAGCCTCCGACACCACGCTGCGAGGATTGGCGGGACGCGCCGATGCGGAACGCAAGGCCACACGTAGCGTGCAGACGCAAACTCAGGCGGCGATCAAAGCGGTCGCCGCGGCAGCCGAAGCGGTTGCAAGTATCACTACGTCGCGAGACGCGGCCGAGCTGAAGCAAACCACGTTGGCCCAGCGAATTGCCGAAGATTATGGAATTGATCTTCGCAACGATGAACCACCCGAAGAACTCGCTGAGATTGAGGATCGGACTTCGGTTGATGACGAAATCGCGAAGCTGCGATCGCAGGTCCAGAACGTTGGTTCGGTCAACATGGAAGCTCTTGAAGAGCTCAATGAATTGCAGGTCCGTTACGACGAGATGCACGGCCAGTATCAAGACCTGACCGCGGCTAAAGATTCTTTACAACGCGTGATCGCGAGGATCAATGCGGATTCGCGTCGTTTGTTCCTGGACACGCTTGAAGCGATCCGTCAGAACTTCCAAAAGCTCTATCGGAAGTCGTTCGGTGGTGGGCATGCTGACTTGGTGTTAGAAGATTCTGATGATCCACTTGAGGCGGGTGTTGAGATTGTGGCGACGCCACCGGGCAAGCCCAGTTTCAGCAACTCACTGTTGTCAGGTGGTGAGAAGGCGTTGACCGCGGTCGCGTTGTTGATGTCGATCTTCCAGTATCGCCCCAGCCCGTTCTGTGTGCTTGATGAAGTGGATGCTCCATTCGATGAGGCCAACATTGGTCGTTTCGTGACCGTGTTAAGCGAGTTCTTGGATCAATCCAAGTTCGTGGTTGTCACCCACAGTAAAAAGACGATGACCGCCGCGACAACGCTTTACGGTGTCACGATGCAAGAATCGGGCGTCAGCAAGCAGGTCTCGATCCGCTTCGAAGACGTTAGCGAAGACGGACAAATCAGCGCTGCTTAGCATTCGGTCTTGAAGCTGTTTTACCGGTTTGCGATTTCACGGGCGATTGAACGCCGTAAGTTTGCGAATCCGTTACTGTTGACCTGTTACTCAGTCGCTGCGATGGCGGCGGCTCGGCCGGTGCTGAAGGCGGCTTGGAAGTTGTAGCCCCCGATCCAGCCGTCCACGTCTAGGACTTCGCCGGCGATGAACAGCCCCGGATGCAAACGACTGGCCATCGTTCGTGGGTCCACTTCCTTCAGGCTGACGCCGCCGGCGGTGACCTCCGCTTTGGCGAACCCACGGGTGTCGTTGACAGGCAGGTGCCAGCGTTTCAAGTATTCAACCAGCTCTCGCATCGCCGAGGCTGAACACTCAGCGAGGGGCTTTTCACCTTGCGTTGTACGAACCCCGCAAGCGGTTGCCAATTCGGCTGCCAGTCGAGAGGGAAGCCACTGAGTCAAAATGGATGTAATGGTCTGCTTGCCGCTTCCACCAGTACGGCTGGCAAGCACTCGGTTCAGCTCATCTTCGGAAACGTTTGGCAGTAGATCGAGTTTCAAGCGAGCAAGTTTCATTGAGCCCATCGCTGTCATCGTTCCGCTGACGTCCATCGCTGCGGGGCCGGAAAAGCCGAAGTGCGTGAACAACCAAGAGGATCGTCTGCTGACTTTGGGTTTCTTTCCTTTGCGGTGGTCGTCAGTGAAGACTTCCGCGATCACATCATCGAGAGTTAATCCTGACAAGGCTCGAGTGCCCTCGGTACCGCCGACCAGCGGAACCAATGCGGGACGCGTGGCCACGATCGTATGTCCGAGTTTGGCAAGCCAAGCGTAGGCGTCGCCGGTGGTACCACAACCTGGCCAACTTTTTCCACCGGCGGTCACGATCACGGCATCTGCGGTAAGTTCGTGCATGCCCTTTGGTGACGTGACTGCGATTTTCCAAATCACGTTGTCATCGCTTGAGTCGCTGCCGGATGGGGTGACTTCCTTTTCGATCGAACTGACGGCGGATTCGGTTTCCAGCCTCACGCCGGCTTCGATCATGTCGCGGTGCAGTGCGTCTCTGACATCCAGGGCGCGATTGCTAACTGGAAAAATCTTCCCGGTCACTTCTCGCTTCGTTCCCACCCCAAGCGAATTGAAATGGGCGATCACATCGGTGGGGGCAAACTTGCCGACGCTGGGCTGCAAGAATCGCTTGGCATGTCCAAAGGCCTCCGTGATTCCGCGAGCGTCGGTGTCTTGCGTCAAATTGCAACGGGTCCCGCCGGACATCAAGATCTTCACGCCAGTCTTGCGATTCTTTTCGACCAGCGTCACCTGCGCACCACGCCTCGCCGCGACGGCGGCAGCCATCATCCCAGCCGCGCCTGCGCCGATGATGACGATTCGTTTTGAATTCGGAAAACTCATTGCGTTGATCTGGAATTCGGTCTATTCGGAACAACCCGAACGACCAGCAAAGGAAGTGAAGCAACTGGGCCCGCTAGTGTGACAGACTACCCGTTTGGGTGTCAGGAGTGACTTAGACCTTCTTTAGACACTCCCCCTCCCTTGACTATTGTTCCAATGAACCCAATTCGAAGTCTCGCGTTAAATGCTCGCTATCTCGCGCAGAGAGCGTCGCGTCAGAATCGACTTAACGAATTGGCAAGTCAAAATCAGGCACCGATTTCGGTGTTGTTCTATCACCGAGTGGCGGATCAGTTTCCAAATCCGTGGACGATTTCAACCGATAAGTTTCAGCAGCACATTGAATACTGCGAAGAGAACTTCGAAATGATCTCGCTCGCCGAAGTCCAGAACCGACTCGAGTCCGGTTGCTCGCCACGGCCTGCGGTTTCGATCACGTTCGACGATGGCTATGCAGAGAACTCCGAGTTCGCGTTGCCCTACTTAATCGAGAAACGGATTCCTTGCACGTATTTCGTCACCACGGAACACATTCGCCGGAACCTTCCCTTCCACCACGATGTTCAGTTTGGCCGCTTGCTCGACGTCAATACTCCCGCGCATCTGAAGGACGCGATCGCCGGCGGCATTGAAATCGGAATTCATACGGCCAACCATATCGACTTCAGTCAGGTCACGGACATCAAGACGCTACAAACGGAAATCGTCGATGCGAAAGCTGACTTGGAAGACATGATCGATCACTCGGTTAGCTATTTTGCAGTGCCGTTCGGCATGCCTCAACAGATGCGTCCTGCCGTTTTTGAAACTGCTCGACAGTGCGGGATTCGCGGTGTGTGCAGCGCCTTTGGTGCGTACAACCAAGTTGGTAACGACGCATTCCATATTCGTCGCATTCACGGCGACCCCCAGTTCGCAAGGCTGCGGAATTGGCTTAG harbors:
- a CDS encoding glycosyltransferase family 4 protein: MKIALVIPTMVRGGAEKQVVLLAIGLQQAGHDVHVVLLTHDGPRSEELRRAGIPVELIGKKFKADPTALWRLVRWFKRVRPDVVHTWLFAANSFGRVAARIAGVPVILASERCVDPWKTTGHFVIDRWLAKSTAAITTNSVGVRDFYAAHGLNASQFEIIPNGVPSGPDVTGNENPITRQEAFAALAVDTNRKLIVAVGRLWPQKRVRDLIWAGELIATARQDTTLVIIGDGPQRGELLRHRDAVSQPAHVRFAGAREDVASLLPHADAFWIASEYEGQSNAVIEAMLAGVPVIASDIPGNRDLVIDGETGWLFKLGNEEQLVQHTIQVFDHPDRTSVITTAAKHRIESEFQVSEMVTRHIDLYTRLLQQTQA
- a CDS encoding alpha/beta hydrolase, coding for MKMTQDVTCRSCFVVLWMIALSVSVSADSPPVVKVWPDSPPAWDAPSEPEFDKTDESSRNVAGARLIRLSNVTEVQLHVFESADASGHASPVSVVICPGGGFNILAWDLEGTEVAQQLQAGGVSAAVLKYRVPTGKMKPAWKPVVQDIQRAIALVRAGKVFSNTPKHVGVMGFSAGGNAAAHASVAKERYYDSVDASDKQISAPDFACLGYPAWIVEKDDPTSFRDDLVVDQNSPPMFFVHADNDPHTVMNSVKLFQALHDAGVSSALHVFDGSGHGFGAREDGRADDLWPELFLRWIRDNGWLNEAVSKKVKE
- the trhA gene encoding PAQR family membrane homeostasis protein TrhA; this encodes MSATTAEQSPPIQPDQEWANALTHGIAALIWCVMAVWLVIQASAVSTGLAISCAAYGAAVVGTFVCSTLSHTFLERPLLDRFRAWDQAVIYLMIIGTYTPITYQYAWPEYRGLLLFLMWLAAGWGFVNKAFRKHRIHSISTWSYLALGWLPVIPLLGNVPLGLGLAMLAGGVTYSLGVIALVNDRKVRYMHAVWHLMVMAASVVHFVGIVWYVIPR
- a CDS encoding HNH endonuclease, translating into MNARALDTNVLVLNRFYMAVRVVNVRRAMTLLYRECAEVIDNDDGTYISHNFESWCELSHLAALDKQPDEDYLKAVDFEIKVPRIVRLTRFDRMPVQSVRFNRRNLFARDEYRCQYCGKAEPLNKLSLDHVVPRSHGGATTWENIVCSCVRCNSRKGGRTPQQARMKLLTKPAKPRFNPLMTQSVDDPRYESWKTFLQTS
- a CDS encoding DUF456 domain-containing protein, whose amino-acid sequence is MTDFLANGIIETGWQWLQSGWDSTVQVAVSGGGVALAIGLVLLCLVSWFLNLISLPGNWLAILAMALYAWLGPESGRIHVGMIPVVAAFGLGLLGEIFEFAAGAVGASRAGASRRATIYAILGSMVGAIVGGIIGLPVPVLGPVLAALLFGGLGATAGAMLAEWNDGKSWRENWRIGRAAFWGRTTGTVGKMVAGLGIVVICLFSVIL
- the smc gene encoding chromosome segregation protein SMC, producing MLKALELAGFKSFADRTRFDFPDGITVVVGPNGSGKSNIVDAMKWVLGSQSAKSLRGKDMSDVIFKGSQTRGPAGAAEATIIFDNTNGELPVDAPEVHVTRRVYRSGEGEYLINNQAVRLKDVKALIRGTGIGIDAYSLIEQGKVDRMLQANAKDRRAIFEEAAGISRFKAKKDEAERRLTRVQQNLTRLGDIVDEVATRLKTLKSQAGKAERYRQASDRLKELRTVVAWTDWMGLTEQLESAQSKYSNAVAHHAASETAREELEEQRQAAEIRLQTIADEAREAERIRGELTGEIARLQGRRDSDQTTLAEQRRALAGHYRRLRITRTAAGSATADLQKAIDDLEVAQAQATEILQRKESITADRDRLQTEVHAVQNRRDELQREHLAAVRRVADHEANRQRVQQQIVEASRAIAETLRNRESAEASLVQAQAEHDEATAYVASLVEEIDASQKLVEIAEAKLAETRRVFERRREEIGSLKIRLQGISERAKVLAELQKRQDGVSGGVREILNLPEGELRKQLVGLVADCFNVDRQVAPLIDAALGPRTQYVIVRGGSIGDAIAAGQIKIASRVGIIRLDELPNRRPGDRIRLDGLAGVIGRADRMVDCADDLQPLVKHLLGNTWLVDSLGTALGLRKLSGAGLRFVAATGDLLDNDGSSVVGPPGGETGLVSRRSELKSAEAEIEHYSFQIKEGEKEIEGLGQEIDENAAELGRLEQSQRQWITRHAAAEAKQHHVAERLASRQASVDELRNTGAEHQVTLDAAKVQDETLGASILSGKSSIDLLEEQRGGVESELTQATSRLQAVQSEAMSVSVESARLEQQVESLATAAEVARRDQTQREAAKQEIRDAMNHTRTRIAEVETRILQADDRLAELMFDTEASDTTLRGLAGRADAERKATRSVQTQTQAAIKAVAAAAEAVASITTSRDAAELKQTTLAQRIAEDYGIDLRNDEPPEELAEIEDRTSVDDEIAKLRSQVQNVGSVNMEALEELNELQVRYDEMHGQYQDLTAAKDSLQRVIARINADSRRLFLDTLEAIRQNFQKLYRKSFGGGHADLVLEDSDDPLEAGVEIVATPPGKPSFSNSLLSGGEKALTAVALLMSIFQYRPSPFCVLDEVDAPFDEANIGRFVTVLSEFLDQSKFVVVTHSKKTMTAATTLYGVTMQESGVSKQVSIRFEDVSEDGQISAA
- a CDS encoding NAD(P)/FAD-dependent oxidoreductase; the encoded protein is MSFPNSKRIVIIGAGAAGMMAAAVAARRGAQVTLVEKNRKTGVKILMSGGTRCNLTQDTDARGITEAFGHAKRFLQPSVGKFAPTDVIAHFNSLGVGTKREVTGKIFPVSNRALDVRDALHRDMIEAGVRLETESAVSSIEKEVTPSGSDSSDDNVIWKIAVTSPKGMHELTADAVIVTAGGKSWPGCGTTGDAYAWLAKLGHTIVATRPALVPLVGGTEGTRALSGLTLDDVIAEVFTDDHRKGKKPKVSRRSSWLFTHFGFSGPAAMDVSGTMTAMGSMKLARLKLDLLPNVSEDELNRVLASRTGGSGKQTITSILTQWLPSRLAAELATACGVRTTQGEKPLAECSASAMRELVEYLKRWHLPVNDTRGFAKAEVTAGGVSLKEVDPRTMASRLHPGLFIAGEVLDVDGWIGGYNFQAAFSTGRAAAIAATE
- a CDS encoding polysaccharide deacetylase family protein; protein product: MNPIRSLALNARYLAQRASRQNRLNELASQNQAPISVLFYHRVADQFPNPWTISTDKFQQHIEYCEENFEMISLAEVQNRLESGCSPRPAVSITFDDGYAENSEFALPYLIEKRIPCTYFVTTEHIRRNLPFHHDVQFGRLLDVNTPAHLKDAIAGGIEIGIHTANHIDFSQVTDIKTLQTEIVDAKADLEDMIDHSVSYFAVPFGMPQQMRPAVFETARQCGIRGVCSAFGAYNQVGNDAFHIRRIHGDPQFARLRNWLSYDERKCLSEPALPLDDILTPAPSAVFAPVSFPSFSSQAIPT